A part of Trueperaceae bacterium genomic DNA contains:
- a CDS encoding MogA/MoaB family molybdenum cofactor biosynthesis protein, with the protein MVRTAILSVNPSLPNERAASGEHDGVVQALRQVLKDGPFIEVDYQQVPDEQALIRAKLRVWCDQGNIDLVLTTGGIGLGQRDRTPEATAEVIERHVPGLPEALRAALLDAQPLAALYRALAGVRRGTLIVNLPGTPESASKGLAAVVTALAFAVEEIRGDAVAEGPMPSGVALEPSDDELRSPT; encoded by the coding sequence ATGGTCCGCACGGCGATCCTGAGCGTCAACCCCTCGCTACCCAACGAGCGGGCGGCCTCGGGCGAGCACGACGGCGTGGTCCAGGCGCTGCGGCAGGTCCTCAAGGACGGGCCGTTCATCGAGGTGGACTACCAGCAGGTGCCCGACGAGCAGGCCCTGATCCGCGCGAAGCTCAGGGTGTGGTGCGATCAGGGGAACATCGACCTCGTGCTCACCACGGGCGGCATCGGCCTCGGGCAACGCGACCGCACCCCCGAGGCGACGGCCGAGGTGATAGAGAGGCACGTGCCGGGCCTGCCGGAGGCGCTGCGGGCGGCGCTCCTCGACGCGCAGCCGCTGGCCGCCCTCTACCGCGCGCTCGCGGGCGTCAGGCGTGGCACGCTGATCGTCAACCTGCCGGGCACGCCCGAGTCCGCCTCCAAGGGGCTTGCCGCCGTCGTCACCGCCCTCGCGTTCGCCGTGGAGGAGATCCGGGGCGACGCGGTCGCGGAGGGCCCGATGCCGTCCGGCGTCGCTCTCGAACCGTCCGACGACGAGCTCCGGTCCCCAACCTGA
- a CDS encoding DUF456 family protein codes for MTVLAFAIFLVAYVVAALGVVLPVLPGVPIAAVGALAAAAIMGFDRFGVNVLIHVGLLAVLSQVVDLAGTWLGSKYYGAGRAGTWGGIIGSFVGLLAFPPWGFLFGALVGAVVAELLIGRELYPAIRSGVGAFVGTLGGTVAKLVIMVVIGVIVFPRFFSG; via the coding sequence GTGACCGTGCTAGCGTTCGCCATCTTCCTCGTCGCCTACGTCGTGGCCGCCCTCGGCGTCGTGCTCCCGGTGCTGCCGGGCGTGCCGATCGCCGCCGTAGGGGCGCTCGCGGCCGCGGCGATCATGGGTTTCGACCGCTTCGGCGTCAACGTCCTGATCCACGTCGGGCTCCTGGCCGTGCTCTCGCAGGTCGTCGACCTGGCCGGCACGTGGCTGGGGTCGAAGTACTACGGCGCCGGCAGGGCCGGCACGTGGGGCGGCATCATAGGCTCGTTCGTCGGCCTGCTCGCGTTCCCGCCGTGGGGGTTCCTGTTCGGCGCGCTGGTCGGCGCCGTCGTCGCCGAGTTGCTGATCGGACGCGAGTTGTACCCGGCCATACGCTCAGGCGTAGGTGCGTTCGTCGGCACCCTGGGCGGCACGGTCGCGAAGCTCGTAATAATGGTGGTCATCGGCGTGATCGTGTTCCCGAGGTTCTTCTCGGGCTGA
- the lgt gene encoding prolipoprotein diacylglyceryl transferase: MDPILIQLGPLAIRWYGLLIALGVLVGSGLALRHAERRGLDPEKLLDMAVWLVIAGIVGARLVYVLTSPSAFFGPGGSPIDAFKVWEGGISIHGGILGIVLATWWYCRAHKLDMWAYLDVMSPIAGLGIIGGRIGNFMNGTDTGGRLTNWPIGFTWPEPGTETLGAFGRLVFGRDLWSAFPGVCSDGSYIPLWQCAGQIVRGPVHLTQVYGVVIGVIVLLVTLWALRRRRASGFVFWQMVLWYSVLRSVLEETFRDNPLTLNVVLADGLDKAGIGLFTMTQLASVVIIAVAVYMLLRLRGTPPTPVVRGAAGPGGKGAAAKARAQTSPKPAAGRKGGGK; this comes from the coding sequence ATGGATCCGATCCTCATCCAGTTGGGCCCGCTCGCCATCCGGTGGTACGGGCTGCTCATCGCCCTCGGCGTGCTCGTCGGCTCCGGCCTGGCCCTCCGCCACGCGGAACGCCGCGGCCTCGACCCGGAGAAGCTGCTCGACATGGCCGTCTGGCTCGTCATCGCCGGGATAGTCGGTGCCCGCCTCGTCTACGTGCTCACGAGCCCGTCCGCGTTCTTCGGACCGGGCGGTAGTCCCATCGACGCCTTCAAGGTCTGGGAGGGCGGGATAAGCATCCACGGCGGGATCCTCGGCATCGTCCTCGCCACCTGGTGGTACTGCCGCGCGCACAAGCTCGACATGTGGGCGTACCTGGACGTCATGTCGCCCATCGCCGGTCTCGGCATCATCGGCGGGCGCATCGGGAACTTCATGAACGGCACCGATACGGGCGGGCGCCTCACGAACTGGCCCATCGGCTTCACGTGGCCGGAGCCGGGCACCGAGACCCTGGGGGCCTTCGGCCGCCTCGTGTTCGGCCGCGACCTTTGGAGCGCCTTCCCGGGCGTCTGCTCCGACGGCTCGTACATCCCGCTGTGGCAGTGTGCAGGCCAGATCGTGCGCGGGCCCGTGCATCTCACGCAGGTCTACGGCGTGGTCATAGGGGTGATCGTCCTCCTCGTCACCCTGTGGGCGCTCCGCCGGCGGCGTGCCTCCGGCTTCGTGTTCTGGCAGATGGTCCTCTGGTACTCCGTGCTCCGCTCCGTGCTCGAGGAGACCTTCCGCGACAACCCCCTCACCCTGAACGTCGTGCTCGCCGACGGGCTCGACAAGGCCGGTATCGGGCTCTTCACGATGACCCAGCTGGCTAGCGTGGTCATCATCGCCGTAGCGGTCTACATGCTGCTCCGGCTTCGCGGCACGCCGCCGACCCCCGTCGTCAGGGGCGCTGCCGGTCCCGGCGGGAAGGGTGCGGCCGCCAAGGCGCGCGCGCAGACCTCCCCGAAGCCGGCGGCCGGGCGGAAAGGCGGGGGGAAGTGA
- a CDS encoding NTP transferase domain-containing protein codes for MTDGRTSGRPPLAVVVLAAGEGKRMRSKLHKVLHEAAGAPLLRHILDATTPLEPSRTVVVVGFSGEAVRERFEGAGVTFVTQDFSTGYGTGHALRESRKGLEGFSGNVLVLNGDGPLLRSETLAALVALLGGERGMALLTCVTDDPTGLGRIVRGPDGELDAIVEEKDATPEQRAIHEINPGVYLFDDDVFRRAAELRNDNAAGEYYITDLPRGYLADGLRVRTLLADERELLGVNDRRQLAVAERLLRERYVDAWLTAGVTMLDPATTYLDGTVELAADVVLEQGVALRGSTRVGEGARVGAYSVLTDAEVPAGASVPPHTVRTGRDW; via the coding sequence GTGACGGACGGGCGTACTTCCGGCCGGCCGCCGCTGGCCGTCGTGGTGCTGGCCGCGGGCGAGGGGAAGCGGATGCGCTCCAAGCTCCACAAGGTCTTGCATGAGGCGGCCGGCGCGCCGCTCTTGCGCCACATCCTCGACGCGACGACCCCCCTGGAGCCGAGCCGCACCGTCGTGGTGGTGGGCTTCTCGGGGGAGGCGGTCCGCGAGCGCTTCGAGGGCGCCGGGGTGACGTTCGTGACGCAGGACTTCTCGACCGGTTACGGCACCGGTCACGCTCTACGCGAGAGCCGCAAGGGGTTGGAAGGTTTCAGCGGCAACGTGCTCGTCCTCAACGGCGACGGACCGCTGCTGAGGAGCGAGACGTTGGCTGCCCTCGTCGCCCTGCTGGGCGGCGAGCGGGGCATGGCGCTCCTGACGTGCGTGACCGACGATCCGACCGGACTCGGGCGCATCGTGCGCGGCCCGGACGGCGAGCTGGACGCGATCGTCGAGGAGAAGGACGCGACGCCGGAGCAACGCGCCATCCACGAGATCAACCCCGGCGTCTACCTCTTCGACGACGACGTGTTCAGGCGCGCAGCCGAGCTGCGCAACGACAACGCGGCGGGCGAGTACTACATCACCGACCTGCCGCGAGGCTACCTGGCCGACGGTCTGAGGGTGCGCACGCTGCTCGCGGACGAGCGCGAGCTCCTGGGCGTCAACGACAGGCGGCAGCTCGCCGTCGCCGAGCGGCTGCTCAGGGAGCGCTACGTCGACGCGTGGCTGACTGCCGGCGTGACCATGCTCGACCCCGCGACCACCTATCTCGACGGCACGGTGGAGTTGGCCGCTGACGTCGTGCTGGAGCAGGGCGTGGCGCTGCGCGGCAGCACGCGGGTGGGGGAGGGCGCGCGCGTCGGCGCCTACTCGGTTCTCACGGACGCCGAGGTGCCCGCGGGCGCCTCCGTCCCGCCACACACGGTGAGGACCGGCCGGGACTGGTAG
- the carA gene encoding glutamine-hydrolyzing carbamoyl-phosphate synthase small subunit, which translates to MSLLNKPPALLALEDGTVYYGYAFGANGKSVGEIVFNTSMTGYQEILTDPSYHGQIVTMTYPHIGNYGVSVYDMESNRPYARGFIVREFSRVASNHRANQDLQAFMEQHGIVGIEGIDTRALTRRLRSGGVVKGVIYHGHTDDALEAQLVQEAKDHEDIDGRDMTPEVTTPLPYARPTFQDHPRVVLIDFGIKHSIVYKLEQSGAEVIVVPAQTTPAQIMALNPYGLVLSNGPGDPGGPKYAHDTVWQLLGLLPTYGICLGHQLLGLAVGGRTRKLAYGHHGANTPVKNLVTGEVEITSQNHNYVVDIDSIPGGQFVATHVNLNDGTLEGMAHTRYPVFSIQYHPEASPGPHDSSYLFTRFIEEVNLFEGATALPAASRAVAPAG; encoded by the coding sequence ATGTCACTCCTCAACAAGCCCCCCGCGCTCCTCGCCCTCGAGGACGGCACCGTCTACTACGGCTACGCCTTCGGCGCCAACGGCAAGTCCGTCGGCGAGATCGTGTTCAACACCTCTATGACCGGTTACCAGGAGATCCTCACGGACCCCAGCTACCACGGTCAGATCGTGACGATGACGTACCCCCACATCGGCAACTACGGGGTGAGCGTCTACGACATGGAGTCGAACAGGCCGTACGCGCGCGGCTTCATCGTCAGGGAGTTCAGCCGGGTCGCGAGCAACCACCGCGCCAACCAGGACCTCCAGGCGTTCATGGAGCAGCACGGCATCGTCGGCATCGAGGGGATAGACACCCGCGCCCTGACGAGGCGGCTGCGCTCAGGCGGGGTCGTCAAGGGCGTCATCTATCACGGCCACACGGACGACGCACTCGAGGCGCAGCTCGTCCAGGAGGCCAAGGACCACGAGGACATCGACGGGCGCGACATGACGCCGGAGGTCACGACGCCCCTGCCGTACGCCCGTCCCACGTTCCAGGATCACCCGCGCGTCGTCCTCATCGACTTCGGCATCAAGCACTCCATCGTCTACAAGCTCGAGCAGTCCGGCGCGGAGGTCATCGTCGTGCCCGCCCAGACGACGCCGGCGCAGATCATGGCCCTCAACCCGTACGGCCTCGTGCTCTCCAACGGCCCCGGCGACCCGGGCGGCCCTAAGTACGCGCACGACACCGTATGGCAGCTCCTCGGGCTGTTGCCGACCTACGGCATCTGCCTCGGCCACCAGCTCCTCGGGCTCGCCGTCGGAGGCCGCACCCGTAAGCTGGCCTACGGCCACCACGGCGCCAACACGCCCGTCAAGAACCTTGTGACGGGGGAGGTCGAGATCACGAGCCAGAACCATAACTACGTGGTCGACATCGACTCCATCCCTGGCGGTCAGTTCGTCGCCACGCACGTGAACCTGAACGACGGCACCCTCGAGGGCATGGCGCACACCCGCTACCCCGTCTTCAGCATCCAGTACCACCCCGAGGCGAGCCCCGGACCGCACGACTCGTCCTACCTGTTCACGCGCTTCATCGAGGAAGTCAACCTGTTCGAGGGCGCAACGGCGCTCCCCGCAGCCTCACGCGCGGTCGCCCCGGCCGGCTGA
- the dtd gene encoding D-aminoacyl-tRNA deacylase → MRALVQRVSRARVTVAERLVGEVGHGFLVLLGVTHSDDAEVTKRLAEKVRKLRVFEDEAGKMNLDLAAAGGACLVISQFTLYGDARNGNRPGFGTAARPEVAEPLYLEFVAALRKAGVTVATGEFGAMMAVELVNSGPTTIWLDSDELFPAKA, encoded by the coding sequence GTGAGGGCCCTCGTTCAACGCGTCTCACGCGCACGCGTCACCGTGGCGGAGCGGCTGGTCGGCGAGGTCGGCCACGGGTTCCTCGTGCTCCTGGGCGTGACCCACTCCGACGACGCCGAGGTGACCAAGCGGCTGGCCGAAAAGGTCAGGAAGTTGCGCGTCTTCGAGGACGAAGCGGGCAAGATGAACCTCGACCTGGCGGCCGCCGGCGGCGCCTGCCTGGTGATCAGCCAGTTCACCCTCTACGGCGACGCCCGCAACGGCAACCGCCCCGGTTTCGGCACGGCGGCGCGGCCCGAGGTCGCCGAGCCGCTCTACCTGGAGTTCGTGGCGGCGCTGCGCAAGGCTGGCGTCACGGTGGCGACGGGCGAGTTCGGCGCCATGATGGCGGTCGAGCTCGTCAACTCCGGGCCGACGACCATCTGGCTCGACAGCGACGAACTCTTCCCCGCCAAGGCTTGA
- a CDS encoding DUF1844 domain-containing protein, producing the protein MGLVHALLSSAEAALGDDSSPLRLAGRDGVAGRKAARRSLDLLEMLQVKTLGNLDASERDALWSALRALRQRLQEVGRNELPVLDATATGLTTQGEHEPA; encoded by the coding sequence ATGGGCTTGGTGCATGCGCTGCTCTCGTCGGCCGAGGCGGCGCTGGGCGACGACAGCAGCCCGCTGCGCCTGGCCGGCAGGGACGGGGTGGCCGGCCGCAAGGCGGCGCGCCGCAGCCTTGACCTGCTCGAGATGCTGCAGGTCAAGACGCTAGGCAACCTGGACGCCTCCGAGCGCGACGCGCTCTGGTCGGCGTTGCGGGCGCTGCGCCAGCGCCTGCAGGAGGTCGGCCGGAACGAGCTGCCCGTCCTCGACGCCACCGCGACCGGGTTGACGACGCAAGGCGAACACGAACCGGCGTGA
- a CDS encoding uracil-DNA glycosylase, translated as MTLAELEREAAKKPPALSDLSDNLVFGEGDPDAQAMFVGEAPGEDEDLEGRPFVGRAGQLLDKVLASVGIERGSVYITNIVKFRPPGNRNPRPDEVAASEWVILEQIRLIRPQILVTLGNVPTQYFLRTTDGITRTRGRWHDWHGLKVFPLFHPAYLLRNASRERGAPKWVTWNDMKELKRVLDALPPKEPAFHLDTAEQGGLF; from the coding sequence GTGACGCTTGCAGAGCTCGAGCGCGAGGCCGCGAAGAAGCCCCCCGCGCTCTCGGACCTGTCGGACAACCTCGTGTTCGGAGAAGGCGACCCAGACGCCCAGGCGATGTTCGTCGGCGAAGCGCCGGGGGAGGACGAGGACCTGGAGGGGCGGCCGTTCGTCGGCCGCGCCGGCCAGTTGCTCGACAAGGTGCTCGCGTCCGTCGGCATCGAGCGGGGTTCCGTCTACATCACGAACATCGTCAAGTTCCGCCCCCCCGGCAACCGCAACCCGCGACCGGACGAGGTAGCGGCAAGCGAATGGGTGATCCTGGAGCAGATCCGGCTCATCAGGCCGCAGATCCTCGTGACGCTCGGCAACGTGCCGACGCAGTACTTCCTCCGCACTACCGACGGGATAACGAGGACGCGCGGGAGATGGCACGACTGGCACGGGCTGAAGGTCTTCCCCCTCTTCCACCCCGCCTACCTGCTGCGTAACGCCAGCCGCGAGCGCGGCGCGCCCAAGTGGGTGACCTGGAACGACATGAAGGAGCTCAAGCGCGTGCTGGATGCCCTGCCCCCGAAAGAGCCCGCCTTCCACCTCGACACTGCCGAGCAGGGCGGGCTGTTCTGA
- a CDS encoding DNA repair protein RecN has translation MLRTLELRDFAIVDQLAMELHAGLNVLTGETGAGKSIVVDALELLGGGRPDLAMVRAGAQSALVQGTFADAGFESAGRRVALNGRHAARLDGELVTVAELSEAVGGALRVYGQHSAHQLLAPATQLSQLDRLLAPEACADLSRHRELFAEAQAVAARLGALRDSERERSRRLDGLRFELSEIDGAKPRAGEDEELEAELTTLRHAERIVAGGGRALQALGGDEVSALTLAAEALRELESAGRYSPPLAALAGDLRELVSGLGAVSGEVEGFLADFQADPNRLDLVQARLAALDALKRKYGPDLGDVIAYRDFALTEAAGLEGADEEIGLLTERLASLEAELDALGERLTAARRSAARTLTEQVLPLLHQLGLPQARFGVALARAARRTRTGSDDVAFEFGANPGEPARAVHEVASGGELSRIMLALHLVTGSDLPTLVFDEVDAGVGGETANRVGALLARLAASRQVIVVTHLAQVAAFADAHFKVEKHTVDDRTVARVALLGEEERTAELARLLSGTLTDTSMKHALELRAMAAAGVANDGGRGRSGRVA, from the coding sequence GTGCTGCGCACGCTGGAACTGCGTGACTTCGCGATCGTGGACCAGCTGGCGATGGAGCTCCACGCTGGTCTCAACGTGCTCACGGGCGAGACGGGCGCGGGCAAGTCGATCGTCGTCGACGCCCTAGAGCTCCTCGGCGGCGGTCGCCCCGACCTCGCCATGGTCCGGGCCGGCGCGCAGAGCGCGCTGGTGCAGGGCACGTTCGCGGACGCCGGGTTCGAATCGGCCGGGCGGCGCGTGGCCCTCAACGGGCGGCACGCCGCGCGGCTGGACGGCGAGCTCGTCACCGTCGCGGAGCTGAGCGAGGCCGTCGGCGGCGCTCTCCGGGTCTACGGTCAGCATTCGGCCCATCAGCTCCTCGCGCCCGCGACCCAGCTGAGCCAGCTCGACCGCCTCCTGGCGCCCGAGGCGTGCGCCGATCTGAGCCGCCACAGGGAGCTCTTCGCCGAGGCGCAGGCCGTCGCTGCGCGCCTCGGAGCGCTGCGCGACTCGGAGCGCGAGCGCTCCCGGCGGCTCGATGGCCTGCGCTTCGAGCTGAGCGAGATCGACGGGGCCAAGCCGCGCGCCGGCGAGGACGAGGAGCTGGAGGCCGAGCTCACCACACTGCGTCACGCCGAGCGGATAGTCGCCGGCGGCGGCAGGGCCTTGCAGGCGCTCGGGGGCGACGAGGTCAGTGCGCTCACGCTCGCCGCGGAAGCCCTACGCGAGCTGGAGAGCGCCGGTCGCTACTCTCCCCCGCTCGCCGCCCTGGCAGGCGACCTCAGGGAGCTCGTCTCCGGCCTGGGCGCCGTGAGCGGCGAGGTGGAAGGCTTCCTCGCCGACTTCCAGGCCGACCCCAACCGTCTCGACCTGGTACAGGCCCGCCTCGCCGCCCTCGACGCGCTCAAGCGCAAGTACGGCCCCGACCTTGGCGACGTCATCGCCTACCGCGACTTCGCGCTGACCGAGGCGGCGGGTCTGGAAGGGGCGGACGAGGAGATCGGGCTCCTCACCGAGCGCCTGGCGAGCCTGGAGGCGGAGCTGGACGCGCTCGGCGAACGCCTCACGGCGGCCAGGCGCTCGGCCGCGCGTACGCTCACTGAGCAGGTGCTGCCGCTGCTGCACCAGCTCGGTCTGCCTCAGGCGCGCTTCGGCGTGGCGCTCGCCCGGGCCGCCAGGCGCACGCGTACCGGCTCCGACGACGTGGCTTTCGAGTTCGGCGCCAACCCGGGCGAACCGGCTCGGGCCGTGCACGAGGTCGCTTCCGGCGGCGAGCTCTCCCGCATCATGCTCGCGCTGCACCTCGTCACCGGCTCCGACCTGCCGACCCTGGTCTTCGACGAGGTCGACGCGGGGGTGGGTGGCGAGACCGCGAACCGTGTCGGGGCGCTCCTGGCCCGTCTGGCCGCCTCGCGGCAGGTGATCGTCGTCACCCATCTGGCCCAGGTCGCGGCGTTCGCGGACGCCCACTTCAAGGTCGAGAAGCACACGGTCGACGACCGGACCGTGGCGCGCGTGGCGCTCCTGGGCGAGGAGGAGCGCACCGCGGAGCTCGCGCGCCTCCTCTCCGGGACGCTGACGGACACGTCCATGAAGCACGCGCTGGAGCTGCGGGCGATGGCGGCGGCCGGCGTGGCGAACGACGGCGGGCGCGGCCGGAGCGGACGGGTCGCATGA
- a CDS encoding hydroxymethylglutaryl-CoA lyase, with amino-acid sequence MPTEPDRAGGPLERVTWVECPRDAWQGLPVAPSTPDKVGHLRDLLAAGFDHLDLGSFVSPRAVPHLADTEAVLAALEAPGTADLLCIVGNARGLERAKLAAGVSSVGYPLAVSDTFQRRNVGTSVAEAWEVVGELLAGAEKAGIDVVVYVSMGFGNPYGDPWDPEVTAAAVARARAMGVRRVALADTLGDADAEAVGAVLSAVDRPQELGLHLHSRPRAWAAKVEVALTNGVRWFEGALAGVGGCPFAADELVGNLPTESVLPWLVDQGFAVAPDLTRLARLARDARRLAGLADA; translated from the coding sequence GTGCCAACGGAACCGGATCGCGCCGGCGGCCCCTTGGAACGCGTCACCTGGGTCGAGTGCCCGCGCGACGCCTGGCAGGGCCTGCCCGTCGCGCCGTCCACTCCGGACAAGGTGGGCCACCTTCGTGACCTGCTGGCGGCGGGGTTCGACCACCTGGACCTCGGTTCGTTCGTCTCCCCCAGGGCGGTGCCGCATCTGGCCGACACGGAGGCGGTGCTCGCCGCCCTCGAAGCTCCGGGCACGGCCGACCTCCTATGCATCGTGGGGAACGCCAGGGGCTTGGAGCGGGCGAAGCTGGCCGCCGGCGTCAGCAGCGTCGGTTACCCGCTGGCGGTCAGCGACACGTTCCAGCGCCGCAACGTCGGCACTTCGGTGGCCGAGGCCTGGGAGGTGGTGGGGGAGCTGCTCGCCGGGGCCGAGAAGGCGGGCATCGACGTGGTCGTCTACGTCTCTATGGGCTTCGGCAACCCCTACGGGGACCCGTGGGACCCTGAGGTCACGGCCGCGGCCGTCGCGCGGGCCAGGGCCATGGGGGTCAGGCGCGTGGCGTTGGCCGACACCCTGGGCGACGCGGACGCCGAGGCGGTCGGCGCGGTGTTGAGCGCCGTCGACCGGCCGCAGGAACTGGGTCTGCACTTGCATTCACGGCCACGCGCCTGGGCCGCCAAGGTCGAGGTCGCCTTGACCAACGGTGTCAGGTGGTTCGAGGGCGCGCTCGCCGGGGTAGGCGGCTGCCCGTTCGCGGCCGACGAGCTCGTGGGCAACCTGCCGACCGAGTCGGTCCTGCCGTGGCTCGTCGACCAGGGGTTCGCGGTGGCCCCCGACCTCACCCGCCTCGCGCGCCTGGCGCGGGACGCCAGGCGCCTCGCGGGCCTCGCCGACGCGTAG
- a CDS encoding DHH family phosphoesterase: MSHFLDNRGDPGYRQVLAEMAARARAWDGPIVVTAHVDPDGDALGSSLTLARALRALDKCVTVPLAPPSYLAFLAEDGELTTPLASFAPDTLLFVLDAGELGRMAGAPAQGAAVVFNIDHHGTNSRFGDLAVVEPGKAATAIIIKELVDALGVPWTGVLATACLAGILTDTGNFRFGNTDREALTTAGQLIEAGVDYPALTDRLQWRTPGYFALLGRVMSTVTFDFGGQFVHAELTSEMRRGSGEADDDSDDFVGVIRYAEGTKVAALLKERGDVVKVSVRTRAGASAQRICLALGGGGHVAAAGATVPGTVEQVRERVLRAVGEELDRLR; this comes from the coding sequence ATGTCGCATTTTCTTGACAACCGCGGCGACCCCGGATACCGCCAGGTCCTCGCGGAGATGGCTGCGCGCGCGCGCGCGTGGGACGGTCCCATCGTCGTGACCGCCCATGTGGACCCCGACGGAGACGCGCTTGGCAGTAGCCTGACGCTCGCGCGCGCGCTCCGAGCGCTCGACAAGTGCGTTACCGTCCCCCTGGCACCGCCCTCGTACCTGGCCTTCCTGGCCGAGGACGGCGAGCTGACGACGCCACTAGCGTCCTTCGCGCCCGACACGCTCCTCTTCGTTCTGGACGCGGGCGAGCTCGGGCGCATGGCGGGTGCGCCGGCGCAAGGCGCAGCGGTCGTGTTCAACATCGACCATCACGGCACCAACTCCCGGTTCGGTGACCTGGCCGTCGTCGAGCCGGGCAAGGCGGCGACGGCGATAATCATCAAGGAGCTCGTCGACGCCCTCGGCGTGCCGTGGACGGGCGTATTGGCCACCGCGTGCCTGGCCGGCATCCTCACCGACACGGGCAACTTCCGGTTCGGCAACACCGACCGCGAGGCGCTGACGACCGCGGGGCAGCTCATCGAGGCAGGCGTCGACTACCCCGCACTCACGGACAGGCTGCAGTGGCGCACGCCCGGCTACTTCGCGCTCCTCGGGCGCGTGATGTCGACCGTGACGTTCGACTTCGGCGGCCAGTTCGTCCATGCGGAACTGACGAGCGAGATGCGGCGCGGCAGCGGGGAGGCAGACGACGACTCGGACGACTTCGTTGGCGTCATCAGGTACGCGGAGGGCACCAAGGTCGCCGCGCTCCTGAAGGAGCGGGGCGACGTCGTCAAGGTGAGCGTCCGTACGCGGGCCGGGGCCTCGGCGCAGCGCATCTGCCTCGCGCTCGGCGGCGGCGGTCACGTGGCGGCGGCCGGCGCGACGGTGCCCGGCACGGTCGAGCAGGTGAGAGAGCGCGTCCTACGGGCAGTCGGTGAGGAGCTCGACCGGCTGCGCTAA
- a CDS encoding S1C family serine protease → MPPEEGREAQEQSVNQASAPDAEPVAGFAGQQEPAGEHALPTEHGFPNEPLLVLQPTQPRPGLGLRRVRAFTWLLLALLALTAVLGSQLRPEPRLAHVAGTPPAIEAPTGALLTAYENTRGATVRIEARCIANPRAVLGIGTGFFVTEDGILLTAHHVVSAASEGSCRAKLVAVTTDRLEFDVHVIGFDAYMDLAALQADVTTLVPYIPLATRLPSPGTGVVAIGNSRNDFMGARSGRVTRLGVRAGRADFADDTIELTNSLAPGDSGGPVVNARGEAVGVVSYISFNPSAMSSQGFVPPFLQGLAINRDFAGYAIPLTRTSELVEGVLAGGKRDVPVIGFSWAQGLDYDPRTSPHYLGARPGPIVSEVAPGGPAAKAGLRSLSQESVVAADGTVSVTPVADVIVAVDGTPTPTFADLLAVVRGKNIGDVVTLTVQRGNATFRVELTLGARTSVFAGN, encoded by the coding sequence ATGCCGCCAGAAGAGGGTCGCGAGGCTCAGGAGCAGTCCGTCAACCAAGCTAGCGCGCCGGACGCCGAGCCTGTGGCCGGGTTCGCCGGTCAGCAGGAGCCGGCCGGGGAGCACGCGCTCCCTACGGAGCACGGGTTCCCGAACGAGCCCCTGCTCGTCCTGCAGCCCACCCAGCCCCGCCCGGGCCTCGGCCTGAGGCGCGTCAGGGCCTTCACATGGCTGCTCCTCGCCCTGCTGGCACTCACCGCCGTGCTCGGCAGCCAGTTGCGGCCGGAACCGCGCCTCGCGCACGTCGCCGGCACCCCGCCGGCCATCGAGGCCCCCACGGGCGCCCTGCTCACGGCTTACGAGAACACCCGCGGCGCTACGGTGCGCATCGAGGCGCGCTGCATAGCGAACCCCCGTGCCGTTCTCGGGATCGGGACCGGCTTCTTCGTGACGGAGGATGGCATCCTCCTCACCGCCCACCACGTGGTCTCCGCCGCCTCCGAAGGGTCGTGCCGCGCGAAGCTCGTCGCCGTGACCACGGACAGGTTGGAGTTCGACGTCCACGTCATCGGGTTCGACGCCTACATGGACCTGGCGGCGCTGCAAGCGGACGTCACCACCCTCGTCCCCTACATCCCCCTCGCCACGCGGCTGCCCAGCCCCGGCACGGGCGTCGTGGCCATCGGCAACAGCCGCAACGACTTCATGGGCGCCAGGTCGGGGCGCGTCACGCGGCTCGGCGTGAGGGCGGGCCGCGCCGACTTCGCCGACGACACCATCGAGCTCACCAACTCCCTCGCGCCTGGCGACTCGGGCGGCCCGGTCGTCAACGCGCGCGGCGAGGCGGTCGGCGTCGTGAGCTACATAAGCTTCAACCCCAGCGCCATGAGCTCGCAGGGCTTCGTGCCGCCGTTCCTCCAGGGGCTCGCGATCAACCGGGACTTCGCCGGCTACGCCATCCCGTTGACGCGTACGAGCGAGCTCGTGGAGGGGGTGCTCGCCGGCGGCAAGCGTGACGTGCCCGTCATCGGGTTCTCGTGGGCGCAGGGGCTCGATTACGATCCGCGCACCAGCCCCCACTACCTGGGCGCCCGGCCCGGACCCATCGTCAGCGAGGTCGCCCCGGGCGGACCGGCCGCCAAGGCCGGCCTGCGGTCGTTGAGCCAGGAGAGCGTCGTGGCCGCCGACGGCACGGTCAGCGTCACCCCGGTCGCGGACGTGATCGTGGCGGTAGACGGCACCCCGACCCCGACGTTCGCGGACCTGCTGGCGGTAGTGCGCGGCAAGAACATCGGCGACGTCGTGACCTTGACGGTGCAGCGCGGCAACGCGACGTTCAGGGTCGAGTTGACGCTCGGCGCGCGCACGTCCGTGTTCGCGGGTAACTGA